Below is a window of Rodentibacter sp. JRC1 DNA.
CATTCACCACCAATTTTTTCTGCCACACGATACTTACCGCTATCCAAACCCTCGATAACTTCTTCAATCGCAGCCCGAGTTTCCGCATCCACGTTTTTTGGCGTAATATCTGCGCGTTTTTCAAAGGCAGCTTCAATAATTGCTTGTAAGTTTGACATTGTACTTCCTATGTTAGTTAAGTGAATAAAACGATGTTAGTTTTACCATATTTTTAGTGCTCAAGCAAAAAACACCTAAAAAAATCACCGCACTTTGTTTAAAACAAAATGCGGTGATTGAACAAACTATCTTATTGATTAAAAGATAGCAAGTGCTAAACCCACAATAAAAGCCATACTAAATACCACAGCAATCATTGCATAACCGAAATCACTCATGTTCACTCCTTATTATTGATGTTAAAACGTCCTCATTCTAGCAAGAAAAATAAAAAAAACGACCTTTTTTTAAAAAATATTTATTCAATATTTAACTTATTTCAAAGCAGTCTTTATAATAGGAAAAATTTATTCTGAGAAAACCGAATTATGGCAACAATTAAAGATGTGGCAAAAATGGCGGGAGTATCCACGACCACCGTTTCCCACGTAATTAATAAAACCCGATTTGTGGCAAAAGAAACGGAAGAAGCCGTTCAATATGCAATTAAAACCTTAAAATATTCTCCAAGTGCGGTCGCCAGAAGTTTGAAAGTGAATACCACAAAATCTATCGGTATGATCGTCACTACCAGTGAAGCGCCTTATTTTGCAGAGATCATTCATGCGGTTGAAGAACACTGCTATCGCCAAGGCTACTCCCTCTTTTTATGTAACACTCAAAATGATCCTGAAAAAATCAAAAATCATTTAGATATGCTGGCTCAAAAGCGGGTAGATGGGCTGTTGGTTATGTGTTCGGAATACACCCAAAGCTCTCTTGATTTGCTTTCCAATTCTTCAACCGTTCCAATGGTTGTGATGGATTGGGGGCCAAATAGCAATACGGATATTATTGAAGATAACAGCTTTGCCGGTGGCTATCTTGCGACAAAGCATCTGATTGATTGCGGCCATAAAAAAATCGGTATTATTGCGGGTGAACTAAGTAAAACAACGGCCAAAAACCGTTATGACGGCTTTGAAAAAGCCATGCAGGACGCCAATCTCACGATTAACAAAAACTGGGTGATGGAAGGCTACTTTGAACCGGAAGACGGTTATGAATGTATGAATAAAATCCTTATCCAAGCGGAATTACCAACCGCCGTGTTCTGTTGTAACGATGTAATGGCGCTCGGTGCAATTTCAGCCATCACCGAAAAAGGTTTACGAGTGCCGGAAGATATTTCCGTGATTGGTTACGATAACATCCATTCCTCACGTTTTTATGCACCGCCGCTCACCACCATTCACCAATCAAAATCCAGATTAGGTGCGCAAGCGGTGAATTTACTCTTTGAACGCATTGCACAAAAAGACAAGGAAAATACCCCTCAAGTTCGTAGCCGGATTGATATTCACCCTGAATTAGTTCCAAGAAAATCCGTTAAAACTATTTTATAAAACTTCCCGAAATTTAACCGCACTTTTAAATAAAGTACAGAAAGTGCGGTCAATTTTTAAAGAAAATTGATTTTTCTTGCTTTTTATCAATCTTTTCTATCATAGAGTTTGACCCTCCACCTATTTTTAGTTATATCTACACCCAGTTTTATTTTGTCTTACTTTTTAGGAGTTTGTATGACACAAGAATACGCAACCTTACGTAATAATATCAATATGTTAGGTCGTTTTCTCGGGGAAACCATTAGCGATGCCCAAGGTTCGGATATTCTCGAATTAATCGAAAATATCCGCAAATTATCACGAGATTCACGCGCAGGTGACGATAAAGCCCGTCAAGAATTGCTCACCACCCTCGCAAATATTTCGACCGACAATATTATTCCGGTAGCACGGGCATTCAGCCAATTTCTAAATCTCACCAATATTGCCGAACAATACCAAACGATTTCTCGCGAACATTCCACAAAAGCGCCTTCCGAGCGTTCTTTACACAGTTTATTTACCCGCCTGAAAGCGGAAAACGCTTCAAAAGAAACCGTTTATGCCACCATTGAAAAACTGTTGATCGAACTAGTTTTAACGGCACACCCAACAGAAACCACACGCCGTTCTCTCATTCATAAACACGTTGAAATCAATAAATGTTTAAGCAAATTAGAACATAATGATCTCACACCAAAAGAACGTGGCATTATTGAACGTTTACTGCTCCGTTTAATCGCAGAAGCGTGGCACACTAACGAGATTCGTACCGTTCGCCCAACGCCTTTTGACGAAGCGAAATGGGGATTTGCGATGTTGGAAAACAGCCTCTGGCAAGCCGTACCGGAATTTTTACGCCAACTGAACGAAAACGCCCGTGAATTTTTAGGCTACGATTTACCTGTTGGCTTAAAGCCGGTGCGCATTTCCTCTTGGATGGGCGGAGATCGGGACGGCAACCCATTTGTAACCGCAAAAATTACACGTAAAGTGCTTCACTTCGCACGTTGGAAAGCAGCGGATTTATTCTTAAAAGACATCGGCGAACTAGTTGATGAACTTTCGATGGTGAAATGTACAGAGGAATTTCGTGCTAAATACGGTGACCATTTAGAGCCTTATCGTGTCGTGGTGAAGGGCTTACGCACAAAACTTAATGCCACCCTTGCCTACTTTGATGATTTACTGGCAAATCGTATGCCTCGTGTTTCAGAATGTGACATTATTTTAAAAGACGAACAACTTTGGGAGCCGCTTTACGATTGCTATCAATCCTTAATGGCGTGCGGTATGCGCATTATTGCGAACGGTTCACTTTTAGATATTCTACATCGTATTCGTTGCTTTGGGGTCACCCTGTCACAAATGGATATTCGCCAAGAAAGTACCCGTCATACCGATGCTATTGCGGAAATCACACGCTACATCGGATTAGGCGATTATTCCCAATGGACGGAAGACGACAAGCAAGCTTTCTTAATTCGTGAATTAAGCTCACGTCGTCCGCTTATTCCGCAAAATTGGCAGCCTTCCGCAGAAACACAAGAAATTCTGGATACCTGCAAAGTGATTGCCGAACAAAAACAAGGTGTTATTGCGTGTTATATCATTTCGATGGCACGTACCGCTTCAGATGTGCTTGCTGTACATTTATTATTAAAAGAAGCAGGCGTGCCTTACCATATTCCGGTGGTACCGCTTTTTGAAACGCTAGATGACTTAGATGCGGCGGAAGAAGTGATGAACCAATTATTCAATATAGGCTGGTATCGCGGTGTAATTAATAATCGTCAAATGGTGATGATCGGCTATTCGGATTCCGCCAAAGATGCGGGTATGATGGCAGCGTCTTGGGCGCAATATCGTGCGCAAGAAGCGTTGGTAAATTTATCGGAAAGACTTGGCATTGAATTAACCTTATTCCACGGTCGTGGCGGTACAATCGGTCGAGGTGGCGCACCGGCTCACGCGGCATTACTTTCTCAACCGCCTCGTTCATTGAAAAACGGCTTGCGTGTAACGGAGCAAGGTGAAATGATCCGATTTAAACTCGGTTTACCTGCCGTTGCGGTCGAAACCTTTGATCTCTATGCCAGTGCAATCTTAGAAGCGAATCTCTTACCTCCGCCGGAACCTAAACCTGAATGGCGTGCAGTAATGGATGAACTTTCCGCCATTTCTTGCGAAATTTATCGCAATGTAGTGCGCGGAGACAAAGATTTCGTGCCTTATTTTCGCAGTGCGACACCGGAGCAGGAACTCTCGAAACTGCCGCTCGGCTCACGCCCTGCAAAACGTAACCCGAATGGCGGCGTAGAAAGTCTTCGTGCGATCCCTTGGATCTTTGCTTGGATGCAAAACCGCTTAATGCTTCCTGCTTGGTTAGGTGCCGGCGCATCCGTTCGTCAAGTGATTGAAAACGGCAAAGGCGATATTATCCAAGAAATGTGTCAAACCTGGCCGTTCTTTTCCACCCGAATCGGTATGTTGGAAATGGTATTCAGTAAATCTGACGTATGGCTTTCTCAACAATACGATCAGCGTTTAGTAAAAAAAGAGCTTTGGTATTTAGGCGAAAACCTACGTCAACAGCTACAGGCGGATATTCAAACCGTGCTTTCACTTTCTCATCGTAATGAGCTAATGTCCGATTTACCTTGGATCGCCGAATCCATTGCATTACGCAATATCTACACCGATCCACTCAACTTATTGCAAGTCGAGCTTCTCCACCGCTTCCGTGAAAACCCGGATCACCCTAATCCGGATATAGAGCAAGCCTTGATGATTAGTATCACCGGCATTGCTGCGGGAATGCGTAATACGGGCTAAAAATGCAATCATAATAAAGGGCATCGATCTTTTTGATCTACCCCAAAAAGTTAGACAATTTAGCAAAGGGTTTGAGTTCGATATTGTACCGAGCTCAAACCCTTTAATTACAGCTTAAACATTCGTCTAGTTATAATAATAAAGCTCATTGTTTTACCAATGAGCTTTATGTCACAAATACATTCCGAAACTATTTTTAGCGTTATTGATTTTATTAATATTTTTTCACACAAAATCAAAAGTTATTTCGGAAATAAAATCAACTTAAACCCGCGTCAATACCAGATTATTGACGTTTAAAGTCAATGTGAACCAATTTCGGTTTGAATGGGTGGCGTTGCATTGCTTGAACTTTTACAGCCACTTCTTTACCATCAATCACTAATGTAATTACATCAGAATAGAAAGCATCGTGAACTTGTGCATTGTTTAATTCATCGTGATTTAAGATGATTGAAACCGGTGCTTCATTGCCACCGTAAACGATAGCAGGAATTTGACCATTATGACGCAGGCGGCGGCTCGCACCCTTACCTTGCTCAGAACGAACTTCAGCGTTAAATTTAAATGCCATATTAATGTTCTCTTTAATTGAGTTAAAATTAAAAAACTGCAGGCGACCCAGCAATTTTCCTAAATTGACCCAAAGCATTGCTTTGAGGGCGCAGATTATAAAAGATTCCAATTGCTGACGCAAATTTTTTCTAGGCAATTTGGTATTAAGCGATTAGAATAGCCCCCAATTTTTGACAACTAATTTATGAATAACAATATATCGGGAACAGAATGGAATTTCTTATTAGCTTTTTCACTGATTACGGTTACTGGGCTGTACTTTTTGTCTTAATTATCTGCGGTTTTGGCGTGCCGATCCCTGAAGATATCACTCTTGTTTCCGGTGGGGTTATTGCCGGACTTTATCCTGAAAGTGTTAATTCTCATTTAATGTTGTTGGTGAGTATGATTGGTGTACTTGCCGGTGATTCTTGTATGTACTGGCTTGGGCGTATTTATGGTACAAAAATTTTGCGTTTCCGACTTATGCGTAAAATCGTAACCTTACAGCGTTTAAAAATGGTACGTGAGAAATTCGCCCGATACGGTAATCGTGTATTATTTGTGGCTCGTTTTCTTCCGGGCTTACGCGCTCCGATTTATATGGTTTCCGGTATTACACGCCGTGTAAGCTATACACGTTTCGTATTCATTGATTTCTGTGCTGCCATTATTTCCGTACCAATTTGGGTTTATCTAGGTGAATTCGGTGCTAAAAACTTAGATTGGTTACATGCGCAAATTCAAAAAGGGCAAATAGTTATTTATATTCTTGTCACCATTCTTGCCGTTTTCCTATTTTGGAAATGGAAAAAATCGAAAAAAGCGAAGAAAAATCAATAAGTAAAAAAGCGGTAAAAAAAGCAGTGTTATGCAACTGTTGCATAACACTTAAAAACATTGCTTTTCAATTAAAAAATTAAAGCATGTAAATATCTAGTTACTACGCCTTGAGATCTATAACTTTAATGGAAACCCAAAATACCCAAAACTTTTTAAAATCTGACCGCACTTTTTATTTTGCTCTAAATTGTTTTATCAAATGACTTAAACTTGCACAATTTCGTTGAAAATTACGGCAATGCGGGCAGATAAGAAGATGTGATTTTACACCAATTTGTTCTTTTAACGTCAAACGGCGTTCCTGTGATTCTGATAATTTCTGTGTAGTCTGCAAACAATTCATCGTTAATATTATTCTCCCTCAAGCTTATTTGATAAACAATACTGTAATTGCAATCTTGCACGATAAAGTGAGGTATGTAAATTCGATACACTGATTGCGGCTTCCTTACAAATTTCGTCTGTCGATAACTCCAAATATTCACGCATCATAAATACTCTTGCTTGCCTTGCCGGTAAATGATTTAAACAAATTTCAAAGATCCGCCAAAATTCATCACAATACACTTCATTTTCATTTTGTTGTAAATCTTTCGGTTCATATTCACTTTTCCAATGTCCTTGTTCATCAAAAAATGAATTGTTCTTTTCGTCAATTAAATCACTTTCAAGAACAAAACGTTCTTTTATGCGCAAATAATCCAGAATTTTGTTTTTTAAAATAGCAAAAATCCATGTTTTTAGCGCAGATTGCCCTCTAAATACATTAATATTTTTTAATGCACTAACGAAAGCTTCTTGCACAAGATCTTCAGCTAAAAGAGGATCCCTTAATTGCAATTGGGCAAAACTTAACATTTGAGTGCGAATATCAAGCATCTCTTTTGATGAAATAAGTTGTTCTATTTCCATAAAATAAAAAAGTTTAAAAATTTTGTAAGAATTTCAGCTCTCAACCGACTAATGTAACGAAAGATATTCTTTCTGTAAATTCACATTTAACAAAACACTCTAGGAGTAACATATGAAAACATTAAAATTTACAACACAAACTTTATTCGCCCTTTGTTTTGCCGGCAGTACCTACGCCGCTGATATGATGAAAGATTGTGATCAAACTATGGACGGGAATTGTATGAAAAAAATGGAACAGATGAAAGAAAATATGAAATCTGACAGTATGAAAAAAATGGAGCGGATGGAAGAAAATATGAAATCTGACAAGATGAAAAAAATGGAGCAGATGGAAGAAAATATGAAATCTGACAGTATGAAAAAAATGGAGCGGATGGAAGAAAATATGAAATCTAACAAGATGAAAAATATGCCGTCTGATAATTCAATGAAAAAAGATAAAATGATGTAATAACACCAAAGCAGCAGGGATGGATAGGAGTTAAAAATGAAAAAATTAACCGAAAACGATATTACCCCAGAAAATCTTTTCTATCAACGTAGAAAAATCATTCAATCAATGGGAGTTCTCAGTGCCGCTGCTGCTTTTCCTTCCATCGGATTGAGCAAAACACACGACTCACGCACGGCATTATCCTTTAAAAAGGATAAAAACGATCAATTAACGCTTACCCCTGAAAATAAGGTAACAACCTATAACAATTTTTATGAGTTTGGCGTACCAAAAGAATCCCCTTCCCATTATGCGGATAGCTTAAAAATCGAGCCTTGGAAAGTAGAAATTACAGGTGAAGTCGAAAAGCCAATCGTATTAGATATGAATGATTTACTCACTCGTTTCCCTTTAGAAGAACGAATTTACCGTTTCCGTTGTGTTGAAGCATGGTCAATGGTGATCCCTTGGATTGGCTTTGAATTAAATAAACTCTTGGCCATCGTTAAACCAACGAGCCGGGCAAAATTCGTAGAATTTGAAACGATTTATGATCCTGACAATATCCCGGGGCAAAAAAATAGCTTTTTTGGCGGGGGGTTAGAATATCCTTATAGAGAAGGTCTAACCCTTGCCGAAGCCATGCATCCTTTGACGCTGTTATCTGTCGGGTTATATGGCAAAACGCTATTGCCTCAAAACGGCGCGCCGGTGCGTTTGGTTGTGCCTTGGAAGTATGGTTTTAAAAGTATCAAATCCATTGCAAAAATCAAGCTCACATCGCAAATGCCACATACTACTTGGAACAAACTCGCGCCATACGAATATGGTTTCTATGCTAATGTAAATCCTCAAGTAGATCATCCTCGTTGGTCACAAGCCAGTGAACGGGTGATTGGTTCAGGCGGTTTATTTAATGTGAAACGTCAGCCGACATTACTTTTTAATGGTTACGCTGAACAAGTCGCGCATTTATATGATGGCTTAGATTTAAGGAAGAATTATTAATGCGATATTTATTATTACGCTTTTTTACACACATTATTTGTGCCTCACCATTGATTTGGTTAAGTTGGCTCATTCTATCAGGTGATGAAACACAGTTGGGTGCAGAACCGAGTAAAACTATTCAACATTTTTTGGGATTTACTGCAATTACTCTGCTGCTTGGCGTTTTTCTTTTTCGATTCGTGATTGAATTTACAAAATTAAATCAATTAAGAATCTTACATCGCACACTTGGACTATGGGCGATATTTTACCTCTTTTTGCATATTCTCTCTTATTTTATATTAGAATTGGGGTATGATATTTCACTCTTTTATAGTGAACTTACTCAACGATATTATTTAATACTAGGAGCCTTAAGTTTATTTATTTTATGTTTTATTACAATAAGTTACCTTCCATTTATCCGACATAAAATGAAAGCTCACTGGTTAACTTTACATAAACTGGCTTATCTTGCTCTTTTATTAGCCTGTATTCATTATCTTCTTTCAACAAAGAATATTGAAATTACAGCTATTATTTACTTGCTTCTCTGTTTAGGTACATTATTGATTATATGTTACCGAAAATATGTGGCCTTAAATAAAAAATAAAAGTAAGAATTAAATAAATTTACCGAAAATTCTCAGTATGAGAAGAGAGGTAAAAAATTCAAGCCATTGAAATAATTAAAATCCTTATCAATATAAATAAATAGATAAGGATTTTTTATGTTTGAAAAATTAATATAACGTTCTAAATAAACAAGAATTCTCTATTCACAGAACTCGGCACACGAAAACATCGTCGATTTTAACCGCACTTTTTATTTAGTTTAACTTTTTGCCGCTAAATAACGTTCCACCGTATCCACGATTGCTTGGGTTTGCGGGTCGATTTCAATATTCACTATATCACCTTCCTTGCGCTGTCCCATAAGGGTTCGTTGTAAGGTTTCAGGAATCAAATTCACACAAAATTGATTTTCTCTCACTCCACCGATAGTTAAACTAATACCGTCCACTGCAACGAAACCTTTTTTCAGAATGTATTTCATTACATCGGAATTCGGCAATTCAAACCAAATTTGACGATTATTTTCCGTTGAAATTATTTCAGAAATCGTTGCAGTACAATACACATGACCGGACAGAATGTGTCCGCCGATTTCTGCCCCCATTTGCATAGCTCGTTCAATATTCACAAAATCACCGGCTTTTAATGCGCCAAGATTGGTAATCCGTAAGGTTTCCTGCATTAAATCAAAACTGACCAAATCATCATTAATTTCCGTTACGGTTAAGCACACGCCGTTATTTGCTACGGAAGCACCAATTTCTAGCCCTTTAAGCATTTCCGGTGGCAATTTTACAACCTGTGTTCTAAAATACGCTTTTTCTGTAATTGAATGAATGGGAGCAATGCCCTGAACAATTCCGGTAAACATCGATTTTTCCTCAATAAAAAATTTTTGCACAGTATATCAAATTTATGAATTTTCGTCTTTTATCCTCATATCACGCCGATATAAAAAAATTGATTAAAATCGCCTTTCCTATTTTACTTGCACAAATCGCCCAGAATTCTATGGGACTTGTGGACACCATTATGGCCGGGCGTGTCAGTTCCACAGATATGGCAGCGATTTCGATCGGCGCATCAATTTGGCTCCCTTTAGTGTTATTCGGTCATGGTTTATTACTTGCCCTGCCTCCCACTATTTCTTATTTAAACGGTTCAGGACAGCATCACCGTATTGCACATCAAATTCGTCAAGGAATTTGGATTGCCTTTTTAAGTAGCATTCCGCTCGGGTTGTTTATTTATTACAGCGATTTTGTGTTGCAATTTATGGAAATGGAACCTCGTATGGCACAAATCGCCCGCGATTATTTACATGCGATGCTTTGGGGATTACCTGCTTATTTACTGCTCATCAATTTTCGCTGTTTAAATGATGGTATTGCCAAGACCAAGCCTGCAATGGTCATTACCTTTATCGGTTTAATGATAAATATTCCGCTGAACTATATTTTTATTTACGGCAAACTCGGTATTCCGGCATTTGGTGCGGTGGGGTGTGGTATTGCAACGGCAATCGTCAACTGGTCTATGTGTCTGATGATGATTGCTTATTCTTATTTTAATCGTCAAGAACGTCAATTAAAGGTATTCAGTAAACTTATTGAAAAACCTAATGGCGCAACGCTGAAAAAACTCTTTCAACTCGGTTTACCCATTGCCATCGCAATTTGCTGTGAAGTCGCACTTTTCGCTGTAACAGCTTTGCTCCTTTCGCCACTTGGTGCAACCATTGTGGCAAGTCATCAAATTGCATTGAACACTAGTTCCTTTATTTTTATGTTTCCGATGTCTATCGGTATGGCTACCACTATTCTGGTCGGGCAAGCATTGGGCTCAGGTTCGCCACCAAAAGCGAAGAATATGGCATATGCAGCATTAATGCTTGGATTAAGCATTACAGTCATCACCGCATTTATTACAATTTTCTTTCGATATGAAATCGCAGGCATCTTTGTGACAGATAAAACCGTGATTAGTATGGCTGCCGGTTTACTACTCCTTGCGGCGATTTACCAATTTTCCGACACAATTCAAGTTGTGGTAGGAGGTGTGTTACGTGGTTATAAAGATACCAAAACGATTCTTTATATTACACTCTTTGCTTACTGGGTTATCGGTGTTCCGCTGGGTTATACCTTAGCACGAACCGATCTGCTAATGCCAAGCATCGGAGCAAAAGGCTTTTGGATTGCTTTTGTGGTTTCACTTACCTTTGCCGCAATATTATTATTTTACCGAATGAGAAAAAACCAAAATTTGAGTGATGAAGTCTTAATGGCACGATTAGAAAAGCTCAAATAAACTATTAGCATTATTTTCTTACAAGAGCGCATATTATCTCTATGCGCTTTTTCTTTTAAATTGAAGGTAAAGTGCGGTCGTTTTTACTCCACTTTTAAGATTAATGCGAATTATTCCTATTGAGTAACGCTTTCATTTTCGTGTATACTTGCGCGTCTTTTTTACTATCGTAAATTTTGGAGAGCAATTATGACGTTCAAACACAGCGTTATTTATACCGTACTTTTTACCGGTATTTCTATTCCTGCATTAGCAGAAACCGGCACAGATTCTGAAGTGGTACTGGATCAGGTTAATGTTGTCGCTGAATTAGAAAAAGCGAAGGCTGTCGGCGAAAAACAAAAAGAAATCGTGAACTTAAGTTTACTTGGTCGTCAAACGGCGTTCACCTCTCCTATCTCTGTCGTAAACTACGATGAAAAAGCCTTTGAAAATAAATCGCCTCGCAATGTTGTTGATGCCCTTTCCAAAACCGATGCTTCAGTAATGAATTTCGGCGGTGAAACCAACACGCTTTCAGGTCTGTATGTAAGAAATTTACAACTTGATATGCGTCAAGTCAGCGTTAATGGGTTAGCAGGATTATATTCGACTTATAATTCACCGACTACCGCAGTTTCATCCGCCCAATTAATCAAAGGCGCATCCACTGCAACAACAGGAATGGATCCTGAAGGTTCAGCCGGAGCTTCAATGAATATCGAAACAAAACGAGCAACCGATGAACCTATTAATAAATTAGGTTTCGGCTGGTATAGCAACAATCGTTTAGAAGAAACCTTTGATTTTGGACGCCGTTTTGGTAAAAACAAAGAATGGGGTATTCGAATCAACGGTAAATATCGTGACGGTGATACGGCACGTGAAAATTATGATGAACTTAATAAGGAATTCGCTATTGGCGCAGATTATCGTGGTGATAAATTACGTGTAGGCATAGATTATATGTACACCAAACGAGCTACCCATGGTGGGCGTGCACGTTTACAAGATATACAAAATCTCGGTTTCAGCGTACCGAAAGCACCTAATGGTAAAATGAATTTAAACCCTCGTTGGATTGGTCAAACAACTGAAGATCAAACTCTTATGGGGACATTTGAATACGATCTTCCTTACAATATGATGCTATCGGGCGGTATAGGTCATATGGAATCCAAGTATTCCGGTTCATTCGGTCAAATAACTAAACTTAAATCCAATGGAGATTTCAATATTACCGGGATTCGCGGTATTGATTTTCGCTCTCGCACAACAAGCGGCAACTTAACATTACAAGGTGAATTTGAAACAGGTGCTCTATTACATAACTGGAATTTAGCCTTTGATAAGGTTGTTCGCCAACGTGACCATGATCAAAGTTCAAAAGCAAACGGACAACTAACCGGTGGCTCGATTTATCACCCTAGCTTTGGTGCGTTATCACCAAGTAATTTTGACTTAACCCCGAATAAACAAGGGGTGGATAACAAACTTACGGCTCGCAGTTTAGCCTTTGCTGACACGGTTGGTATTTTTGATAATACCCTTCGTTTAACATTAGGTGGACGTTTCCAATGGATTAAACAATTAAATAAAACAACCGGAAAAGAAGTAAGTGCGGATCGCGTTAGTCCAATGGTAGCATTAGCTTACGTTCCCAACCCGAATTTAGTCTTCTATGGTAACTATTTAGAAGATCTTGAACCGGGTAATGTCGATCCCGATAGCGGTGAAATGAATAGCCCACGTGTAAGCCGCCAACTTGAATTAGGTGTTCGCAAAAACTGGGGCGAGCAATTCACAACCACATTAAGCGTTTATGAAATTCGCCGTCCCGGAATTATTCGCGGTAGAGAGAACACAGCCTTAGCGGCAAGAGCCGGTAAAGAACAGGGCAAAGAACGTAATCGCGGTATTGAATTTAACGCTTATGCAAATCTTCTTGACGGGACGCTACGTCCATCACTGGGTTTTACTTATAATCAAGCAAAAGTTTTTGACTTCCCG
It encodes the following:
- the purR gene encoding HTH-type transcriptional repressor PurR, with protein sequence MATIKDVAKMAGVSTTTVSHVINKTRFVAKETEEAVQYAIKTLKYSPSAVARSLKVNTTKSIGMIVTTSEAPYFAEIIHAVEEHCYRQGYSLFLCNTQNDPEKIKNHLDMLAQKRVDGLLVMCSEYTQSSLDLLSNSSTVPMVVMDWGPNSNTDIIEDNSFAGGYLATKHLIDCGHKKIGIIAGELSKTTAKNRYDGFEKAMQDANLTINKNWVMEGYFEPEDGYECMNKILIQAELPTAVFCCNDVMALGAISAITEKGLRVPEDISVIGYDNIHSSRFYAPPLTTIHQSKSRLGAQAVNLLFERIAQKDKENTPQVRSRIDIHPELVPRKSVKTIL
- the ppc gene encoding phosphoenolpyruvate carboxylase, producing MTQEYATLRNNINMLGRFLGETISDAQGSDILELIENIRKLSRDSRAGDDKARQELLTTLANISTDNIIPVARAFSQFLNLTNIAEQYQTISREHSTKAPSERSLHSLFTRLKAENASKETVYATIEKLLIELVLTAHPTETTRRSLIHKHVEINKCLSKLEHNDLTPKERGIIERLLLRLIAEAWHTNEIRTVRPTPFDEAKWGFAMLENSLWQAVPEFLRQLNENAREFLGYDLPVGLKPVRISSWMGGDRDGNPFVTAKITRKVLHFARWKAADLFLKDIGELVDELSMVKCTEEFRAKYGDHLEPYRVVVKGLRTKLNATLAYFDDLLANRMPRVSECDIILKDEQLWEPLYDCYQSLMACGMRIIANGSLLDILHRIRCFGVTLSQMDIRQESTRHTDAIAEITRYIGLGDYSQWTEDDKQAFLIRELSSRRPLIPQNWQPSAETQEILDTCKVIAEQKQGVIACYIISMARTASDVLAVHLLLKEAGVPYHIPVVPLFETLDDLDAAEEVMNQLFNIGWYRGVINNRQMVMIGYSDSAKDAGMMAASWAQYRAQEALVNLSERLGIELTLFHGRGGTIGRGGAPAHAALLSQPPRSLKNGLRVTEQGEMIRFKLGLPAVAVETFDLYASAILEANLLPPPEPKPEWRAVMDELSAISCEIYRNVVRGDKDFVPYFRSATPEQELSKLPLGSRPAKRNPNGGVESLRAIPWIFAWMQNRLMLPAWLGAGASVRQVIENGKGDIIQEMCQTWPFFSTRIGMLEMVFSKSDVWLSQQYDQRLVKKELWYLGENLRQQLQADIQTVLSLSHRNELMSDLPWIAESIALRNIYTDPLNLLQVELLHRFRENPDHPNPDIEQALMISITGIAAGMRNTG
- the rplY gene encoding 50S ribosomal protein L25: MAFKFNAEVRSEQGKGASRRLRHNGQIPAIVYGGNEAPVSIILNHDELNNAQVHDAFYSDVITLVIDGKEVAVKVQAMQRHPFKPKLVHIDFKRQ
- a CDS encoding DedA family protein is translated as MEFLISFFTDYGYWAVLFVLIICGFGVPIPEDITLVSGGVIAGLYPESVNSHLMLLVSMIGVLAGDSCMYWLGRIYGTKILRFRLMRKIVTLQRLKMVREKFARYGNRVLFVARFLPGLRAPIYMVSGITRRVSYTRFVFIDFCAAIISVPIWVYLGEFGAKNLDWLHAQIQKGQIVIYILVTILAVFLFWKWKKSKKAKKNQ
- a CDS encoding zf-HC2 domain-containing protein; protein product: MNCLQTTQKLSESQERRLTLKEQIGVKSHLLICPHCRNFQRNCASLSHLIKQFRAK
- a CDS encoding sigma-70 family RNA polymerase sigma factor; this encodes MEIEQLISSKEMLDIRTQMLSFAQLQLRDPLLAEDLVQEAFVSALKNINVFRGQSALKTWIFAILKNKILDYLRIKERFVLESDLIDEKNNSFFDEQGHWKSEYEPKDLQQNENEVYCDEFWRIFEICLNHLPARQARVFMMREYLELSTDEICKEAAISVSNLHTSLYRARLQLQYCLSNKLEGE
- a CDS encoding DUF4175 domain-containing protein; amino-acid sequence: MKTLKFTTQTLFALCFAGSTYAADMMKDCDQTMDGNCMKKMEQMKENMKSDSMKKMERMEENMKSDKMKKMEQMEENMKSDSMKKMERMEENMKSNKMKNMPSDNSMKKDKMM
- the msrP gene encoding protein-methionine-sulfoxide reductase catalytic subunit MsrP, producing the protein MKKLTENDITPENLFYQRRKIIQSMGVLSAAAAFPSIGLSKTHDSRTALSFKKDKNDQLTLTPENKVTTYNNFYEFGVPKESPSHYADSLKIEPWKVEITGEVEKPIVLDMNDLLTRFPLEERIYRFRCVEAWSMVIPWIGFELNKLLAIVKPTSRAKFVEFETIYDPDNIPGQKNSFFGGGLEYPYREGLTLAEAMHPLTLLSVGLYGKTLLPQNGAPVRLVVPWKYGFKSIKSIAKIKLTSQMPHTTWNKLAPYEYGFYANVNPQVDHPRWSQASERVIGSGGLFNVKRQPTLLFNGYAEQVAHLYDGLDLRKNY
- a CDS encoding ferric reductase-like transmembrane domain-containing protein gives rise to the protein MRYLLLRFFTHIICASPLIWLSWLILSGDETQLGAEPSKTIQHFLGFTAITLLLGVFLFRFVIEFTKLNQLRILHRTLGLWAIFYLFLHILSYFILELGYDISLFYSELTQRYYLILGALSLFILCFITISYLPFIRHKMKAHWLTLHKLAYLALLLACIHYLLSTKNIEITAIIYLLLCLGTLLIICYRKYVALNKK